Genomic window (Acinonyx jubatus isolate Ajub_Pintada_27869175 chromosome B1, VMU_Ajub_asm_v1.0, whole genome shotgun sequence):
TCGAAAAGTAGTTACTTAATGAGAAACCGAGAGCAGCACAGATTTAATTACATAACAAAGACCCCTTGCTAGCATAGACCCCACTTCGCGGTTGATGTGGAAAGATGTCTTTCTGCTCTTGCCAAAGTCTTACACTCTCGGGTCCGCAGTTCCATTTTCCAGGTACAGACactgaatttgcatttctgccaCCGCGTAGGGGCCCGGAGCCGGAGCGGCCTGGGTAACGCAGGCCACACAGTTCAGCAGGCAGCCTCCCAGGAGGAGGGAAAACCCAGCAGACCAACCCAGAAAGAGGGCTTCCCCAAACTCCCACCGGGGCACAATCTCTGGCATGGTCTCATCCCAGAACTCCTGGACGGTCACGTGGGCGACCCAGGAGACCGGAACCAGGGTCGCAACGCCTGCTGCCCAGAACACAGTCCCTCCCAGGATCAGCAGTCCCTTCTTGAGGCCTGGCCGCGTCTCTCCGACCCTCAAGCAGTCCAGGCCGAACCCGGAGGCCAGCaggcccaggagccccagcccgTTGGACAGGAACATCAAGATCCTGGAGATCCTGAGTTCGGCAGGCAAAGCCAGGAAGGATTCAAAGTCCTTG
Coding sequences:
- the LOC106979318 gene encoding putative claudin-24, with product MALVFRVATQLVGLSLSLLGWVLSIITTYLPHWKNLNLDLNEMENWTMGLWQACVVQEEVGRQCKDFESFLALPAELRISRILMFLSNGLGLLGLLASGFGLDCLRVGETRPGLKKGLLILGGTVFWAAGVATLVPVSWVAHVTVQEFWDETMPEIVPRWEFGEALFLGWSAGFSLLLGGCLLNCVACVTQAAPAPGPYAVAEMQIQCLYLENGTADPRV